The following coding sequences are from one Triticum aestivum cultivar Chinese Spring chromosome 5A, IWGSC CS RefSeq v2.1, whole genome shotgun sequence window:
- the LOC123101283 gene encoding uncharacterized protein, whose protein sequence is MWLGGPVSPTALSPSSVHGGHGGRHAAARGRRWPCAGHPAHPGDLQDLPSTPRTTLTPPSLLPRAAFIPTARARDVVAAASSFLWLLAASRQDGVSISSVGVLSVLGATRSRPKPPASPPMPVPLAGIYSCLRRFAQLRHPGSPEHVSAPPLDDGSQEPYDATDDYYYPEDAFYYVKTGDD, encoded by the exons ATGTGGCTAGGAGGTCCCGTCAGCCCAACCGCACTATCTCCTTCCTCTGTTCACGGAGGGCACGGCGGACGCCATGCAGCCGCTCGTGGCCGCAGATGGCCATGTGCCGGCCATCCGGCGCACCCCGGCGACCTACAAGACCTGCCCTCGACCCCGCGGACAACCCTAACTCCTCCCTCCCTTCTCCCTCGCGCCGCTTTCATCCCAACAGCTCGTGCCAGAGATGTGGTCGCCGCCGCCTCATCGTTTTTGTGGCTGTTGGCCGCATCTCGCCAAGACGGCGTGTCCATAAGCTCTGTAGGCGTCCTCTCCGTCCTCGGCGCCACGAGATCGAGGCCGaaaccacctgcatcgccgcccatGCCCGTCCCCCTCGCCGGAATCTACAGCTGCCTTCGTCGATTTGCACAACTGCGCCACCCTGGCAGTCCCGAGCACGTCTCCGCCCCTCCTCTCG atgacggatcccaggagccatacgacgccactgatgactactactacccggaggacgCCTTCTACTACGTGAAGACCGGCGATGACTAG